The segment TTTTTATAGTCCTGATTTTCAACCACTAATACAGAAAATTCGAGATTTATCCTTACGGGGTTATTCTGTGGGGATTCACCCGAGCTATAACACAATTGACGGCAGCTACATCAAAGATGAATATCTTCAACTTCAAAACATTCTTAATAAAGAAGTTACGAATAGCCGTCAACATTATTTGCGTTATAGACTTCCTGCTACCTACCGAACTTTGATTTCTGTAGGAATTAGGGAAGAATTTACTGCTTGTTTGCCAACTGTTATTGGCTACAAATACAGCACCAGTAGGCCATTCTTTTGGTATGATATTCAAAAAGAGGAAACTACCTCTCTTCAGATTCATCCGACTATAGCTATGGATAGAACTTTGCTGGAAGATATGGCACGAACTCCTCAACAGGCAAAAGAAGATTTATTAAAATTACGTACTGATATTCAGGAAGTTGGAGGCGTTTTTAGGTTATTGATTCACCCGGAAACGCTGAGTAATTTTTTTGAATGGAAAGACTGGCGTGATGTTTTTGTGGCTACACAAATTTATTCCTGAATAGTAAGCGTTCCCTTGATTTTAAAGATTTTATATTTTGTAAAAGTTGTGTTAGACTCCAAACCTTCCCCAAAGATTACCTCTTTGGGAGTGGTGATTTTAACAAAAGAATTGGTGTGCAAAATGTTCTTATGTTGCTCCCAGATAAGTTTTTCGGTTTCTAATTTTTCTTGTTTGTCATTATAGACAATAACATTTCCGGATGCTTCCCCGATAGATTTTTCGTTGTATAATCGCGCTTTATCTGCCACAAGATAGCTTTCAATAGCTCCTGAGGGAGTATAAAACTCTATTTTGATTCCTCTATTCGCCTCTGTTTGAATATCTTGCCCAACTTTTTTCTCCACTAAGTGCGGAGTAGTTATTTTGGCTTTCATAATTGCAGAATCTGAATAATAGTAAGTAACCTTAAATGATTCCTGCAAAAAGTCTTTATCTTTTATATCCTGAAGGATTTGCTGCTTGTTTTCTGGCTCACAGCCTATCACAAACAAAATAGCAATTATGATTGTGAGTATCTTTAATGTATTCATTATCAAATGAATTGTTTGTGATGTGCCCATAAAATAGTAACCGTAGTTAGAATCCAGAGCAGAACGGTGAAGAAAATTGGTTTATCTGCAAATAATATATCTTCCGGTTTTTCGGCAGTTAAAGTTCCTGTTGAGCTACTTAGCATAAAGTACCGGAATACGCCATAAAGGACAATTGGTAGTGTAAGCATTAGCCACGAAGTAGGTGCTCCTTGTAAGGTAGGGCCGGAACTCCAAAGCATATAAGCTACTAATAAAGCTGTTATGGTGATTGTTTCTAATTTTTCTAATAACTCTTTGGAATAAAACTGTAACGTTTTTCGGGCTATGGAATGGCCGAAATAGGTTAGCGCAAGCTCTGCTTTTCGTTTTTCAATGGCTAAAAAAAGTGAAAGCATTGCTATGGATAGTAAAAACCAGTTTGAAAGCCCAATGCCCGTAGCTAAGGAACCGGCAAATGCCCGCAAAACAAAACCCGAAGCAATCGCTAAAATATCTAATAGCGGTACTTTTTTAAACCAAAGATTATACCCAACCTGCAAAAAAGCATACGCTAATAAAATTATTCCTACATAAAAATTTAAGCTAAAAGAACCTATTAATGAGGTTATTAACAAAACAATAGCGATAACCCATGCAATCTGAACTGAAACTTTTCCGGAGGCTATCGGGCGTAGTTTCTTGATTGGATGTTGAGCATCTTCATCTCTATCCAAGATGTCATTAATTACATAAAAACTGCTTGATAACATTGAAAAAGCACCAAAAACAAGGGCTGCAATTAGCCATAAGCCAGCTTCTAAATGAAAACTAAAGAAAACAGCCGCAAAAACAAAGATATTTTTAGTCCACTGTTTAGGTCGCAATAAAGTGATATAAACAGATTTTGGCTTAGATAACATACTTAGTGTGAATGCATACCGGCTAAACGGTATTGGGTATGCCACCAGCGTTCCGGAATTTCGTCTTGGCATGCTGTTTCATAATCCGTAGGGTGGCAAGGAACTAACTCAAAGCGGTCTGAAGCCTTAGGATTCTTTTTGGGATAAGGCACTTCCATCCACCAACGATTGGTTCGTTCATGTTTTAAAAAGATAATTTCTTTGGGATTAGAGCCACTCAGTTGAACACGGTAGGTTTTTACATTATCTCGTGCTGCATCGGGTTTATCATGAATACGGTTGTAAAAACCTTCTATAAAATACCAGATAAAAAGTGCCGCTAAATGGCTGGTTTGGTCATTAATATCTTTAACCGGGTTGATTTCATGAATACTTACTGATTCAAGATGATAAGCAACACCCGCATAGCGAGCTAACTGGCAGAATTGCTCTACGGTAAAGCCTGCCGGCGAAGGATGGTTTACTCCAGGAGCATCTGCACTATGCACGGCACTCATATCTACACTAAGCATATCCGCATGGCGAAAGTAAGGCTCTGCCTTAGTTAAATTCGATAAAAGATCTCCTAAGCGTAACCAATTAATATTTAACTGCTTGATAAATTCCTGCTCCGGTATAGTCAAATAATGATTTTGCCCACCAATAACCGTAAATTCACGTAAAAAGTTAGGTTTCTGGCGAAACATCGCATTGTGATGTGTAAAATGGGTTAAGCCAAACTCTGAATCATAGGCATCTAAGCGAGAATCGATTGTTACGTAATTTACGGCACGTTCTGCTTCTTCAAAAGCTAAATATTGCGGAAGAGCAAGATCATGCGTACCACCCAACTGAATGATGACTTTATTGGCTCTTAAAAGTGTTCTTAAAACAATTATAACTGCCTGATGAAAAGAATCTTCTGATTCATATTGCTTTAAGTTTCCTAAATCTACGATAGATATTTTTTTAGCCGGCAGGGCTAAGTTTGCCAAATAGTGTCTTACGATATTGGGAGCTTGCGCAGAAGCTCCGCTGGATACAGAGCCGTAAGCAGCCGGAAAACCTACTATAACGACATCCGCATACAGCCAATCTGGAAAACCCGCCGATAAGCTATTCGACTCTATAACGCCCCCAATACAGTATTTTCCTAAAAAAGAATCTCCGTAAATATCCTCCGGAAGTTTTTCAAAAAATGGAGAAATATCCATAACCAAATGTAGCGCAAATTACGGCAAATCTTTGTATTCAGCCATTAGTAGCTTAATTTCTGCAATCATTCGTTCTAATTCAGCAGGGTTTAAGCCATCATAGAAACCACGAATACGAAATTCTTTATCTATCAAGACTATTTTTTGGCTGTGCAAAAATCCATTTTCGGGGCCATTACCTTGTTCGGCAGTTACCAAATAACCTTTTGTAGCTAATGCATATATAGAATCTTGATTTCCCCAGACAAACGACCACTTCGCCGGATTTGCTCGATGTTTTTTCGCATAAGCCGCCAAAACCGGAATGCTATCATGCTTAGGATCAATGGAATAAGATACTATATGTACAGTAGAAACGGTATTTACAAAGGCGTGAACTTTTTCTAAGTTTTTGGTAAGTTTAGGGCATATTCCAGGACAGGTCGTAAAGAAAAAATCCGCAATATGGATTTTTCCTGCCAAAGAATCTAAGGAAATAGGCTTGTTTTCTTGGGTAACAAAATGGAAATCAGGGAGTTTATGATAAATAGTATCTCCATTTGAAGCCATTTCTTTATTTCCATAAATGGGTAATTTATCTACCTGATGATTGAATTTAGAAATGATAAAAAAGATTACCGGTAGTTGCAAAACAAGGATAACGGCTACTACTAAGAAAAAACGTTTGGAATTAGGATTTGAAGAAAAGTTCATGTAGAAAAGTTACGGTTTATTGTTAGGCAAAGAAGAAAGCATAGGCAGTTAGCCCAATCGCAATTACGCCTAAAATACAGCTCAGCACCCACATTTTACGGCTCTTTGCGATAATGGCAATAGCCGCCAAAACGATGGCAATTTGATAAAATGCTTCTGCCAAATCATACCAATTTGATTTAGCATCAGCATCTTGTGATATTTGCTCGTTTTCTTCAGCTTTAATCTTTATATCGCCTTTTTCTTTTTCGTATTTATCTATCTTTTTGATGATAGTTTCGATTTCTACTCGGATAGAGTCTTTGTAGGCTGCGGAATAAGTCTCATTTTTTAGCTGGAGTTCTAAATTTCGCTGGTTAATTTCATATAGATTTTGTTTAATGCTTTTGGATTGAAAATATGCCCAGGCATCATTAGCCTCACCTCTATAAATCAGTACATCATCGCCGGCTTGCCCATTCAAAATAGAAGAAATAGACAAAAATACAGCTATTACGGCGGTGGAAAAAGCAGCTATACTTTCTAAGCCGTCTGCTTTGGATTCTTCTTTCTGCGCATCCATGAAAGCCTAAATAATGCAGCTAAACTACAAAGATGGAATGAATTTTGTATCTAAATTGTAAAAAACATTTTTTGTTTTACTAACTTTGCCAAATATCATGAAATTAAGCCGTATTATTTATTGGACTTTTTGTGTAATCGTGCTCTTAGCCAGCCAAGCTAACGCCCAAATTGACCCTAAGGCAGATAAGCTGGTGAAACGTGCTCGCGATAAATTCTATAGTTTCCCAGATTTTTCTGCTAATATTGCTTTTTCCTTAGAAAACAAAGCCCTCAAAGAAAAACAACCGGCAAAATCCGGCTATGTAAAAATCAAAAAAAATAAATATCACGTTATTTTCCCTGACCAAGAGCTTTTCTGTGACGGCAAAACGGTTTGGGTGTATCTCAAAACAAATAACGAAGTAAATATTTCTGACTTTGACCCCAACGAAAGCCTGAATATTGATAAGGTTTTTGCACTATATGATAAAGGCATGAAAAGCCGTTTAGATAACGCAGAAACAATTGGAGGCGTAAGCACCCAAAAAATATCCCTTTTTCCCAATAACAATAAAACAGAATATACCCGCGTAGAAGTCTGGATTAACGCCACCACAGATTTAGTACATCGTTTCAAATTGGTAAACAAAAATGGTACTACTTATCAATATGATTTATCCGCTATCAAAACAAACACCCTAATACCCGATTCAGAATTTGTTTTTGATGCACAAAAGTATCCCAAAGTTAATATTGTAGATTTAAGATGAGAGTAAGCAACCGGTTACGCCGGCTTAGTGAAGAAAAAAAGTCTATCTTATGCGTAGGCTTAGATAGCGATATTAGTTTAATTCCGGATTTTTTATTCCAAACAGACAATCCACTTTTGGAGTTTAATAAGGCTATTATTGAAGCAACGGCTCCCTTTGCCGTTGCTTATAAGTTAAATACCGCTTTTTATGAATCGCTTGGCCAGCGCGGGTGGGATATTTTAGAAAAAACATTAGCGCTGATTCCCAGCAATATCATCACCATAGCAGATGCCAAACGCGGAGACATTGGCAATACCTCAAATTTCTATGCCAAAGCTTTTTTTGAATCCCTAAACTTTGATTGCGTTACGGTTAATCCATATATGGGGAGAGATTCTGTATTGCCTTTTTTATCGTATCCAAACAAAATGATTTTTGTTTTGGCATTAACTTCAAATGAGGGCGCACACGACTTTCAGCTTTCTTTTGACGGAGAGCAACATCTATATGAAAAGGTCATAACCAAATCCCTTGAATGGCAAGAGCATGGCGTTGGCGAAGTGGGCTTTGTGGTAGGCGCAACTCAGGCTAAGTTTTTAGAATCTGTTCGGAAAATCACCCCCGACTCGACCCTTTTAATACCCGGAATTGGCGCGCAAGGAGGCAATATGCAAGACGTTTGCCAGTATGGAAATTATCATGACGGAAACCTATTGATTAACGTCAGCCGCAGCATATTATTTGCCTCAAAAGGAGAAGATTTTCGGCAGTTTGCATACGAAGAAGCGCGAAAAATCACCCAAGAAATGCAGACCACTTTCCAGCTATAGATCACTACTTTAAAGTCATCTTAAAATATTAAATATATGCCCAAAATTCAGTTACGTTCAATATGTATATTTCTGTATATTAGCACATTAGCATTTTTTGTTGGATATAATCCTGCTTTTTCGCAAGATTATTTTAAGATGGCTGAAGCCGAAACGAACCCACTTAAGCAGGTAGAACTCTACACTAAGGCGATAGCCCAAAGCCCAAGTAATTGGGCATACTATAAGCGCGGCTTTGCCTATCTAAATGCTCGAAAATATTATGCAGGTATAGAAGACTTTAAGCAAGCCTTAAATGCTAAATCAGGAAACTTAGACCCTGCTTATATTTATCACGGACTTGGATACGGTTATTATGCTATTGGGCACTATAGCCAATCTATTGAAGCCTGTACAAAGGGGATACAACTTAACCCCTCTGTAAAAGGATGCTGGTATATTCGAGCATGGTCTAAAATGTCTTTATTGCAGTTTGCTGAATCCATTGTGGATTTTAAAAAATATATTGAACTTGCCCCCGGTGAACCTTCCGGCTATTCGGACCTTGCTTGGGCTTATTACCAAAAAGGGGAATACAACGCCGCCTTAATAGAAATCGAAAAAGCACTACAACTTGCTCCGGAAAATAGCACTTTAATAGAACGTAAAGTTCTGATACTAAATAAACTTGGAAAAAAAGAAGAAGCCGAAGCCTTAGCTGCTAAGATTACCAACTTTGTAAAAGATGATCCGATTTCTCTTTCCAATTTAGGGATTCTTTTTGCTCATAATCGAGATTACAAGAGTGCTATTGACTTCCATTCCCGAGCAATCGCTTTATACAATGAAAAAATAAAAATTGACCCGCGCTTTCCACAAACCCACAAAACAGATTTGGTAAACATCTATATGAATCGCGGAAACGCTTATTATGGGTTAGCTGATTACCAGCACGCGTTAGCAGACTATACTAAAGTTATTGACCTTGACCCTACGAACTATCTGGGTTGGCAGAATATTGGGCAGGTTCATACCTTTCAAAAAAACTGGAAAGAAGGGGCTATCGCCTACGAACAATGTTTTCGCTATAGGCCAGACCACCCGGAAGGCTGGGTAAACTTAGGCTTTTGCTATAGCAAAATGCACAAAGATCAAGAAGCGGTGAACGCCTACACAAGAGGGTTACGCATTACCCCAAACATTGGGCTTCTATACAACAATCGCGGATTCTCCTACCTTCTCCTAAAACAATATGAAAAAGCATATCAAGATTTAATCAAAGCAATTCAGGTAGATCCGTCCGTAGCTATGTCCCATGTTTCACTTGGAGAATACTATAACGAAGTAGAAAAATATGACGAAGCCATCGCAAAGTTTAATGAAGCATTGGGAATGCCAGATAAAAATGAAAACGAACTGACCGCCGGTTATACCGGCAGAGGAACAGCATACCTCAAAAAGAAACAATATGACCTTGCAGAAGCAGACTTCAAAAAGGCATTAGAAATTGACCCTGAATATGTTGAAGCCCATGAAAAAATCGGTATCACCTATTTTGAAAAGAAAAAATATTGTGAAGCCCAACGGCACTTAAAACAGGGAATTATTTTGGAAAACACACAACAAACAGGAAAGGCTACCGAATGTGCTAAATATCTTGGAAAAATTACCGCGATTAATCCTGAACCCTGCCGTTAGAATCATTATTTGTATAGTCGGTTTTGTTTTTTCAGGCTGTACGCCGCTACATACTTTTTGGTACAATATGCCCGGACATCGGGATATTCATCTTTTTAAAAACCGCCCGCTAATTGCCACAAATCCTACACCGTTCATCACTGCTGATTCAAACATTACTTTGCCGCCTCCAATCCTGTGGGGAAATCATCGTTATCTAAAATATAAACATACACCGGAGCAGTACTTACACCGTACCAAAACCTATGCTCTGCTCATACTGAGAAATGATACCCTTGTGTATCAATACTATGCACCCAATTTTAATCGTGCATCTGAGCTTACTTCTTTTTCAGTAGCTAAAGGCATTTTGTCTCTTTTAGCCGGAATTGCTATTGATGAGAAAAAGCTAAACTTAGAAGATTCGGTTTCTGAATGGCTGCTTCTATGGCGTAATCGCCCCAGCTTTGCCCCAATCCAGATAAAACATTTACTGCAAATGACTTCTGGATTAAATTTTAGAGACGAATATGTTAATCCGTTTGGAGGAGCTGCACGATTTTATTACGGGAAAAATCTACGACAAAAGGTGCTAAACCTCAAACCAAAGTATATGCCCGGAACAGTATATCGTTATAAAAGTTGCGACCCAATTTTAATATCTATGATTTTGGAAAAAGCTACCGGTAAGTCTGTTACGGAATATTTACAAGAAAAAATCTGGAATCCCTGCGGAATGCAATTTTCCGGTTCTTGGAGTTTAGACGGTGGTTTTCAACCTATTGAAAAGAGCTTTTGTGGGCTTAACGCAAAACCCGAAGATTTGCTACGGCTGGGGCAAGTCATGCTTCATCAAGGAAAATACAACCAAAAACAAATTATCCCCCCAAAATGGCTTCAAGAAATTCAACATATAGATGGACGTGAAGCCAGCCCCAGATTTTATCAATATTATTGGTATTTAAGTGCCGAATCCACAGACTATTTTGCCGAAGGCATTAACGGCCAATTACTGTACATTTCTCCTTCTACTCAAACAGTTATTGTTCGTTTAGGAAGTCAAATAGATTGGCATTGGAGGGATAATTTAGGCAATTTAGCCGGCTCATGTTCTAAAAAAATCCCAATTAAAATCACCCCGAGCCATCGCCTCATCGCCGGAAGTTATATTTTTAGCGTTAGCGACTCCGGAGACACCTCCATGTTGGGCAAAAAGGCTAAATTCTGGATTAGTGGTAACCGACTGTACATAAAAACAGATATTCACAAAACCTTTTCAGCCTTTCCTTATCAAGAGAAATCCTTTTATGACCCTAAAAACCAACGAAACCTTCAATTTCTGCTCAATGATTCCGGACAAATAGACCACATTCTTTGGACCCGCGGGAGGCAGACATGGAAACTCTTACCTGAGATTCAGTAATTACGCTCCCGTACAGAAAATAGCTATTTTAATTCTTCATCATTAATGAGGGTGTTTTTATGAAGTTCTCCATGTCCTAATAAAACGGCAATAAAATGTAGGCTCGGGATAAACTGGCACACTATTTTGAAAATTGCCATATAAGGAATCGCCAATATCATTCCCACAATGCCCCAGAGATGCCCGCCGATAACAATTGCCAGAATAGAGGCTAATGCGTTCAGCTGGACTTTACGGCCTACAATTTTGGGTGTCAAAAAATTAGACTCAAACATATGAATAACCCAAAAAATCAATAGCACTAACCCAGCATCTACAAAAGAATTGTTGGTAATAAACGTGAAGGCTGCCGAAAGCAAGCCTACGCTGATAATCCCAACGTATGGAATGATATTTAAAGTAGCTGCCAAAGTACCTAAAAATAAAGCATGTGGAGCACCCACTATCCATAAACCAAAACTACATAAAATACTCATTATCAGAATTATGATTCCAATTCCGATAACATATTGTTGAATCATCTGCACTATTTGCTGGATTGCCTCGTGAATATCAAGCCCAAAATTTCGGGTTATTACTTGCACAATAACCGCATAAACTAACCGCCGATACTGAATCAAGAGTAAGGCGTAAATGATAACCAAAACTACAACAGACAAAATGTGGGTAGCTGCAAGCAAAGTGCTCCCAACATATTTAGTAGCGTGCTCTAAAAACAAACTTAGCTTTTGGTTTAAAAACTCAATTTGCTCAGACTGATTAACACCAAACTGCTCTAAGAAAAATTGCTGCCAAATTTCCCAACGCTGCATTAAATTGGACTGTATGGCAGGTAAGTCTTTTGAAATATTAACGGATTGGGTAGAAAAGAAATAACCCGTAACACCTAATCCGGCTACTGTCAGTAAAACACAAAAAAGTAAGGCTACGCCGGTAGGTATTTTTTTTCTCTCTAACCAACGAACAAATGGCAGATAAAAACCGGCCAATAAAATACCAAAGCCTATCGGCAGAAAAAACTGCTCGGCAGCAACAAATGCCTGTGTTGCCACATAAATAGCAATAATTCCCAGCGATATGCGCATACTGATTGGCCAAATTGCTCTCATAAGAAAATCTTTCCAGGATTTAAAATTCCCTGAGGGTCAAATACCTGCTTAATATTTTTCAGAATCGTTAGTTCGGTAGCTGAAAAAGCAATATCCATATAAGGTCGCTGAACATATCCGATGCCGTGTTCACCGGATAAAGTCCCGCCCAAAGAAACAGTATATTCA is part of the Bacteroidia bacterium genome and harbors:
- a CDS encoding beta-lactamase family protein, which encodes MEKLPRLILNPAVRIIICIVGFVFSGCTPLHTFWYNMPGHRDIHLFKNRPLIATNPTPFITADSNITLPPPILWGNHRYLKYKHTPEQYLHRTKTYALLILRNDTLVYQYYAPNFNRASELTSFSVAKGILSLLAGIAIDEKKLNLEDSVSEWLLLWRNRPSFAPIQIKHLLQMTSGLNFRDEYVNPFGGAARFYYGKNLRQKVLNLKPKYMPGTVYRYKSCDPILISMILEKATGKSVTEYLQEKIWNPCGMQFSGSWSLDGGFQPIEKSFCGLNAKPEDLLRLGQVMLHQGKYNQKQIIPPKWLQEIQHIDGREASPRFYQYYWYLSAESTDYFAEGINGQLLYISPSTQTVIVRLGSQIDWHWRDNLGNLAGSCSKKIPIKITPSHRLIAGSYIFSVSDSGDTSMLGKKAKFWISGNRLYIKTDIHKTFSAFPYQEKSFYDPKNQRNLQFLLNDSGQIDHILWTRGRQTWKLLPEIQ
- a CDS encoding AI-2E family transporter — its product is MRAIWPISMRISLGIIAIYVATQAFVAAEQFFLPIGFGILLAGFYLPFVRWLERKKIPTGVALLFCVLLTVAGLGVTGYFFSTQSVNISKDLPAIQSNLMQRWEIWQQFFLEQFGVNQSEQIEFLNQKLSLFLEHATKYVGSTLLAATHILSVVVLVIIYALLLIQYRRLVYAVIVQVITRNFGLDIHEAIQQIVQMIQQYVIGIGIIILIMSILCSFGLWIVGAPHALFLGTLAATLNIIPYVGIISVGLLSAAFTFITNNSFVDAGLVLLIFWVIHMFESNFLTPKIVGRKVQLNALASILAIVIGGHLWGIVGMILAIPYMAIFKIVCQFIPSLHFIAVLLGHGELHKNTLINDEELK
- a CDS encoding SCO family protein, which encodes MNFSSNPNSKRFFLVVAVILVLQLPVIFFIISKFNHQVDKLPIYGNKEMASNGDTIYHKLPDFHFVTQENKPISLDSLAGKIHIADFFFTTCPGICPKLTKNLEKVHAFVNTVSTVHIVSYSIDPKHDSIPVLAAYAKKHRANPAKWSFVWGNQDSIYALATKGYLVTAEQGNGPENGFLHSQKIVLIDKEFRIRGFYDGLNPAELERMIAEIKLLMAEYKDLP
- the lptC gene encoding LPS export ABC transporter periplasmic protein LptC encodes the protein MNTLKILTIIIAILFVIGCEPENKQQILQDIKDKDFLQESFKVTYYYSDSAIMKAKITTPHLVEKKVGQDIQTEANRGIKIEFYTPSGAIESYLVADKARLYNEKSIGEASGNVIVYNDKQEKLETEKLIWEQHKNILHTNSFVKITTPKEVIFGEGLESNTTFTKYKIFKIKGTLTIQE
- a CDS encoding decaprenyl-phosphate phosphoribosyltransferase, which codes for MLSKPKSVYITLLRPKQWTKNIFVFAAVFFSFHLEAGLWLIAALVFGAFSMLSSSFYVINDILDRDEDAQHPIKKLRPIASGKVSVQIAWVIAIVLLITSLIGSFSLNFYVGIILLAYAFLQVGYNLWFKKVPLLDILAIASGFVLRAFAGSLATGIGLSNWFLLSIAMLSLFLAIEKRKAELALTYFGHSIARKTLQFYSKELLEKLETITITALLVAYMLWSSGPTLQGAPTSWLMLTLPIVLYGVFRYFMLSSSTGTLTAEKPEDILFADKPIFFTVLLWILTTVTILWAHHKQFI
- a CDS encoding arginase family protein is translated as MDISPFFEKLPEDIYGDSFLGKYCIGGVIESNSLSAGFPDWLYADVVIVGFPAAYGSVSSGASAQAPNIVRHYLANLALPAKKISIVDLGNLKQYESEDSFHQAVIIVLRTLLRANKVIIQLGGTHDLALPQYLAFEEAERAVNYVTIDSRLDAYDSEFGLTHFTHHNAMFRQKPNFLREFTVIGGQNHYLTIPEQEFIKQLNINWLRLGDLLSNLTKAEPYFRHADMLSVDMSAVHSADAPGVNHPSPAGFTVEQFCQLARYAGVAYHLESVSIHEINPVKDINDQTSHLAALFIWYFIEGFYNRIHDKPDAARDNVKTYRVQLSGSNPKEIIFLKHERTNRWWMEVPYPKKNPKASDRFELVPCHPTDYETACQDEIPERWWHTQYRLAGMHSH
- a CDS encoding tetratricopeptide repeat protein — translated: MPKIQLRSICIFLYISTLAFFVGYNPAFSQDYFKMAEAETNPLKQVELYTKAIAQSPSNWAYYKRGFAYLNARKYYAGIEDFKQALNAKSGNLDPAYIYHGLGYGYYAIGHYSQSIEACTKGIQLNPSVKGCWYIRAWSKMSLLQFAESIVDFKKYIELAPGEPSGYSDLAWAYYQKGEYNAALIEIEKALQLAPENSTLIERKVLILNKLGKKEEAEALAAKITNFVKDDPISLSNLGILFAHNRDYKSAIDFHSRAIALYNEKIKIDPRFPQTHKTDLVNIYMNRGNAYYGLADYQHALADYTKVIDLDPTNYLGWQNIGQVHTFQKNWKEGAIAYEQCFRYRPDHPEGWVNLGFCYSKMHKDQEAVNAYTRGLRITPNIGLLYNNRGFSYLLLKQYEKAYQDLIKAIQVDPSVAMSHVSLGEYYNEVEKYDEAIAKFNEALGMPDKNENELTAGYTGRGTAYLKKKQYDLAEADFKKALEIDPEYVEAHEKIGITYFEKKKYCEAQRHLKQGIILENTQQTGKATECAKYLGKITAINPEPCR
- a CDS encoding outer membrane lipoprotein carrier protein LolA; this translates as MKLSRIIYWTFCVIVLLASQANAQIDPKADKLVKRARDKFYSFPDFSANIAFSLENKALKEKQPAKSGYVKIKKNKYHVIFPDQELFCDGKTVWVYLKTNNEVNISDFDPNESLNIDKVFALYDKGMKSRLDNAETIGGVSTQKISLFPNNNKTEYTRVEVWINATTDLVHRFKLVNKNGTTYQYDLSAIKTNTLIPDSEFVFDAQKYPKVNIVDLR
- a CDS encoding DUF4337 domain-containing protein → MDAQKEESKADGLESIAAFSTAVIAVFLSISSILNGQAGDDVLIYRGEANDAWAYFQSKSIKQNLYEINQRNLELQLKNETYSAAYKDSIRVEIETIIKKIDKYEKEKGDIKIKAEENEQISQDADAKSNWYDLAEAFYQIAIVLAAIAIIAKSRKMWVLSCILGVIAIGLTAYAFFFA
- the pyrF gene encoding orotidine-5'-phosphate decarboxylase, with translation MRVSNRLRRLSEEKKSILCVGLDSDISLIPDFLFQTDNPLLEFNKAIIEATAPFAVAYKLNTAFYESLGQRGWDILEKTLALIPSNIITIADAKRGDIGNTSNFYAKAFFESLNFDCVTVNPYMGRDSVLPFLSYPNKMIFVLALTSNEGAHDFQLSFDGEQHLYEKVITKSLEWQEHGVGEVGFVVGATQAKFLESVRKITPDSTLLIPGIGAQGGNMQDVCQYGNYHDGNLLINVSRSILFASKGEDFRQFAYEEARKITQEMQTTFQL